From Scylla paramamosain isolate STU-SP2022 chromosome 18, ASM3559412v1, whole genome shotgun sequence, one genomic window encodes:
- the LOC135109160 gene encoding glutamate receptor ionotropic, kainate glr-3-like isoform X1, translating to MRRQLVVLVVVCGVTLSFAQLLQGGTGDSSLMSAPAAALPAPMLRRDTVYHARPLAQGNQALTRPRSLLAVCEAAAQMLSRHLAQCLAVLTSSKGSERGLEVLIPRLDAEGVPRLLLKGPLADNNGTSGKGTVLQEGCVVHVVFLEAAGSGGGTGGRQKGASGWDGQDLYLPSAPVTAPRSHLLILVPFASTDYRRVTTVLLHRHLPLHVDIRLLVPQVSDQGKGPLVNVYRRCLHCQEGDVGVRWAGWWASGGFTDPHTLLREQLRDLHGHVFHSVTMDFAPFIDYDKTQEQPGGVVIPRDSMDIRILQEAARVLNFSFVLREPSDGQWGYLLENGSWTGTVGTVQRGKVDFSMMLSITWERTYAVDFTRAYFVEPMTFVMRKPGPLPQWQAPVKPFSWQVWLMVTVSVLLAGPVIWLVLSLTPYARGYSTEGTAEGKLNGLEEEHESNHGLGLLCLYMVGPIFAEPVPFNPRGSSGRVLCGLWWFFCILTTTLYRGSLIARLTVPTRSSTLDTLEQLAASNLEWGMLDTYGSGYQLFRASQVPVYVSLFKEMQYYNMRHSMERVLKGKYAFISWKTYFRNLIARDYTDRNGDTQVHIAREDFFPGGFGWAFPKNSPYLIKFDKIFQRLIESGVVEKWMDDLIQLSASASKEKQVAGTAAAEVEGPRAFTVYHLQGIFLFTGGGMFLALLALVGEVLMVRFSARTHHSTALSLTNH from the exons ATGAGGCGTcagttggtggtgctggtggtggtgtgcggcGTCACCCTGTCCTTCGCCCAACTTCTGCAGGGGGGCACAGGCGAT tcATCACTTATGTCGGCACCAGCTGCTGCTCTACCCGCACCGATGCTCCGAAGGGACACAGTATATCATGCAAGACCTCTGGCACAAGGAAACCAAGCCTTAACCCGCCCCAGGTCACTGCTTGCTGTATGCGAGGCCGCGGCACAGATGCTGAGTCGCCATCTGGCCCAGTGTCTGGCGGTGTTGACTTCTAGCAAGGGCAGCGAGCGAGGTCTGGAAGTGCTGATCCCGAGGCTAGATGCAGAAGGTGTGCCTCGACTGTTGCTGAAAGGACCCTTGGCTGACAACAACGGGACTA GCGGTAAAGGCACTGTGCTGCAGGAGGGCTGTGTGGTGCATGTGGTGTTCCTGGAGGCTGCGGGGTCTGGCGGAGGAACGGGCGGTAGACAGAAAGGTGCAAGCGGATGGGACGGGCAGGATCTGTATCTACCCTCTGCTCCTGTCACCGCACCCCGCTcccacctcctcatccttgtACCTTTCGCTTCTACAG ATTACCGGAGAGTGACCACCGTGCTCCTACACCGCCACCTGCCACTCCACGTCGACATTCGCCTCCTTGTCCCTCAGGTTTCCGATCAAG GCAAAGGGCCTCTCGTGAATGTGTATCGGCGTTGTCTTCACTGCCAGGAAGGAGACGTGGGAGTACGGTGGGCGGGCTGGTGGGCGTCTGGAGGCTTCACGGACCCGCACACTTTGCTTCGTGAACAGCTCAG GGACCTGCACGGCCACGTCTTCCACAGCGTCACGATGGACTTCGCTCCTTTCATCGACTACGACAAGACGCAGGAGCAGCCGGGGGGCGTCGTCATACCCAGAGACTCCATGGACATACGTATCCTGCAGGAGGCCGCCAGAGTGCTCAATTTCTCCTTCGTGTTACGGGAACCGAGCGACGGCCAgtgggg ttacCTTCTAGAGAACGGCTCGTGGACGGGGACGGTGGGCACAGTGCAGCGCGGGAAGGTGGACTTTTCCATGATGCTCTCGATCACCTGGGAGAGAACCTACGCTGTCGACTTCACCCGCGCCTACTTCGTGGAGCCCATGACCTTCGTAATGCGCAAGCCCGGCCCCCTCCCGCAGTGGCAGGCGCCCGTCAAGCCCTTCAGCT GGCAGGTATGGCTGATGGTGACCGTGAGTGTCCTTCTAGCTGGCCCTGTCATATGGCTCGTGCTGTCCCTCACGCCTTACGCTCGTGGATATTCTACTGAAGGAACAGCAGAAGGAAAGCTGAATGGGTTGGAGGAAGAACATGAAAGCAATCATGGTCTGGGTTTGTTGTGTCTCTACATGGTAGGACCGATTTTTGCTGAGCCTGTGCCTTTTAATCCCAg AGGCTCAAGCGGGCGGGTGCTGTGCGGGCTATGGTGGTTCTTCtgcatcctcaccaccacactgtaCCGAGGGAGTCTCATTGCCCGCCTCACCGTGCCCACGCGCAGCTCCACACTGGACACCCTGGAGCAGCTGGCCGCGTCTAACCTGGAGTGGGGCATGCTGGACACTTACGGCTCAGGCTATCAACTGTTCAGGGCGTCTCAG gtACCAGTGTACGTGTCGCTGTTCAAAGAGATGCAGTACTACAACATGCGCCACTCCATGGAGCGTGTGCTGAAGGGCAAATATGCCTTCATCTCCTGGAAAACCTATTTCAGGAACCTCATCGCGCGGGACTACACGGACAGGAACGGTGATACGCAG GTGCACATTGCTCGTGAGGACTTCTTCCCCGGTGGCTTCGGGTGGGCCTTTCCCAAGAACTCCCCTTACCTTATCAAGTTCGACAAGATATTCCAGCGGCTGATCGAGTCTGGCGTGGTGGAGAAGTGGATGGACGACCTGATCCAGCTGTCGGCATCCGCGAGCAAAGAGAAGCAGGTGGCGGGGACAGCGGCAGCGGAGGTGGAGGGTCCGCGCGCCTTCACCGTCTATCACTTGCAAGGCATCTTTCTGTTCACGGGCGGCGGCATGTTCCTGGCGCTGCTTGCTCTGGTGGGGGAGGTTCTCATGGTTCGCTTCTCTGCGCGCACCCACCACTCCACAGCGCTTTCACTGACTAATCACTGA
- the LOC135109160 gene encoding glutamate receptor ionotropic, kainate glr-3-like isoform X2, with the protein MSAPAAALPAPMLRRDTVYHARPLAQGNQALTRPRSLLAVCEAAAQMLSRHLAQCLAVLTSSKGSERGLEVLIPRLDAEGVPRLLLKGPLADNNGTSGKGTVLQEGCVVHVVFLEAAGSGGGTGGRQKGASGWDGQDLYLPSAPVTAPRSHLLILVPFASTDYRRVTTVLLHRHLPLHVDIRLLVPQVSDQGKGPLVNVYRRCLHCQEGDVGVRWAGWWASGGFTDPHTLLREQLRDLHGHVFHSVTMDFAPFIDYDKTQEQPGGVVIPRDSMDIRILQEAARVLNFSFVLREPSDGQWGYLLENGSWTGTVGTVQRGKVDFSMMLSITWERTYAVDFTRAYFVEPMTFVMRKPGPLPQWQAPVKPFSWQVWLMVTVSVLLAGPVIWLVLSLTPYARGYSTEGTAEGKLNGLEEEHESNHGLGLLCLYMVGPIFAEPVPFNPRGSSGRVLCGLWWFFCILTTTLYRGSLIARLTVPTRSSTLDTLEQLAASNLEWGMLDTYGSGYQLFRASQVPVYVSLFKEMQYYNMRHSMERVLKGKYAFISWKTYFRNLIARDYTDRNGDTQVHIAREDFFPGGFGWAFPKNSPYLIKFDKIFQRLIESGVVEKWMDDLIQLSASASKEKQVAGTAAAEVEGPRAFTVYHLQGIFLFTGGGMFLALLALVGEVLMVRFSARTHHSTALSLTNH; encoded by the exons ATGTCGGCACCAGCTGCTGCTCTACCCGCACCGATGCTCCGAAGGGACACAGTATATCATGCAAGACCTCTGGCACAAGGAAACCAAGCCTTAACCCGCCCCAGGTCACTGCTTGCTGTATGCGAGGCCGCGGCACAGATGCTGAGTCGCCATCTGGCCCAGTGTCTGGCGGTGTTGACTTCTAGCAAGGGCAGCGAGCGAGGTCTGGAAGTGCTGATCCCGAGGCTAGATGCAGAAGGTGTGCCTCGACTGTTGCTGAAAGGACCCTTGGCTGACAACAACGGGACTA GCGGTAAAGGCACTGTGCTGCAGGAGGGCTGTGTGGTGCATGTGGTGTTCCTGGAGGCTGCGGGGTCTGGCGGAGGAACGGGCGGTAGACAGAAAGGTGCAAGCGGATGGGACGGGCAGGATCTGTATCTACCCTCTGCTCCTGTCACCGCACCCCGCTcccacctcctcatccttgtACCTTTCGCTTCTACAG ATTACCGGAGAGTGACCACCGTGCTCCTACACCGCCACCTGCCACTCCACGTCGACATTCGCCTCCTTGTCCCTCAGGTTTCCGATCAAG GCAAAGGGCCTCTCGTGAATGTGTATCGGCGTTGTCTTCACTGCCAGGAAGGAGACGTGGGAGTACGGTGGGCGGGCTGGTGGGCGTCTGGAGGCTTCACGGACCCGCACACTTTGCTTCGTGAACAGCTCAG GGACCTGCACGGCCACGTCTTCCACAGCGTCACGATGGACTTCGCTCCTTTCATCGACTACGACAAGACGCAGGAGCAGCCGGGGGGCGTCGTCATACCCAGAGACTCCATGGACATACGTATCCTGCAGGAGGCCGCCAGAGTGCTCAATTTCTCCTTCGTGTTACGGGAACCGAGCGACGGCCAgtgggg ttacCTTCTAGAGAACGGCTCGTGGACGGGGACGGTGGGCACAGTGCAGCGCGGGAAGGTGGACTTTTCCATGATGCTCTCGATCACCTGGGAGAGAACCTACGCTGTCGACTTCACCCGCGCCTACTTCGTGGAGCCCATGACCTTCGTAATGCGCAAGCCCGGCCCCCTCCCGCAGTGGCAGGCGCCCGTCAAGCCCTTCAGCT GGCAGGTATGGCTGATGGTGACCGTGAGTGTCCTTCTAGCTGGCCCTGTCATATGGCTCGTGCTGTCCCTCACGCCTTACGCTCGTGGATATTCTACTGAAGGAACAGCAGAAGGAAAGCTGAATGGGTTGGAGGAAGAACATGAAAGCAATCATGGTCTGGGTTTGTTGTGTCTCTACATGGTAGGACCGATTTTTGCTGAGCCTGTGCCTTTTAATCCCAg AGGCTCAAGCGGGCGGGTGCTGTGCGGGCTATGGTGGTTCTTCtgcatcctcaccaccacactgtaCCGAGGGAGTCTCATTGCCCGCCTCACCGTGCCCACGCGCAGCTCCACACTGGACACCCTGGAGCAGCTGGCCGCGTCTAACCTGGAGTGGGGCATGCTGGACACTTACGGCTCAGGCTATCAACTGTTCAGGGCGTCTCAG gtACCAGTGTACGTGTCGCTGTTCAAAGAGATGCAGTACTACAACATGCGCCACTCCATGGAGCGTGTGCTGAAGGGCAAATATGCCTTCATCTCCTGGAAAACCTATTTCAGGAACCTCATCGCGCGGGACTACACGGACAGGAACGGTGATACGCAG GTGCACATTGCTCGTGAGGACTTCTTCCCCGGTGGCTTCGGGTGGGCCTTTCCCAAGAACTCCCCTTACCTTATCAAGTTCGACAAGATATTCCAGCGGCTGATCGAGTCTGGCGTGGTGGAGAAGTGGATGGACGACCTGATCCAGCTGTCGGCATCCGCGAGCAAAGAGAAGCAGGTGGCGGGGACAGCGGCAGCGGAGGTGGAGGGTCCGCGCGCCTTCACCGTCTATCACTTGCAAGGCATCTTTCTGTTCACGGGCGGCGGCATGTTCCTGGCGCTGCTTGCTCTGGTGGGGGAGGTTCTCATGGTTCGCTTCTCTGCGCGCACCCACCACTCCACAGCGCTTTCACTGACTAATCACTGA